Proteins co-encoded in one Acidimicrobiia bacterium genomic window:
- a CDS encoding UvrD-helicase domain-containing protein produces the protein MNEPARTLWGPESLASSETRAPEPPPEAEAPRPPRRKIHLDLEGLNPAQHEAVTLPVGPVLVIAGAGSGKTRVLTHRLAYLMAERDASPFSILAITFTNKAAAEMKERVAALVGGVARRMWVSTFHSACARILRREATLLGYRPQFTIYDQADAVRLCDWVRRDLDLDPKRFPARQLHTKISTFKNELILPDELTAKAVGPHETRIARIYTEYQRRLNEASAVDFDDLLLLSVRLFREHPDA, from the coding sequence ATGAACGAGCCCGCGCGCACGCTCTGGGGTCCCGAATCGCTCGCTTCGTCCGAGACGCGCGCGCCCGAGCCGCCGCCCGAAGCCGAGGCCCCGCGGCCGCCTCGGCGCAAGATCCATCTCGATCTCGAGGGTCTGAATCCCGCGCAGCACGAGGCGGTGACGTTGCCCGTCGGCCCGGTGCTCGTGATCGCGGGCGCGGGCTCGGGCAAGACACGCGTGCTCACGCACCGGCTCGCGTACTTGATGGCCGAGCGCGACGCTTCGCCGTTCTCGATCCTCGCGATCACGTTCACGAACAAGGCCGCGGCGGAGATGAAGGAGCGGGTCGCGGCGCTCGTCGGCGGAGTGGCTCGCCGCATGTGGGTGTCGACGTTCCACTCCGCGTGCGCGCGCATCCTTCGTCGCGAAGCCACGCTGCTCGGCTACCGGCCGCAGTTCACGATCTACGACCAGGCCGACGCGGTGCGGCTGTGCGATTGGGTGCGCCGAGACCTCGATCTCGATCCGAAGCGCTTCCCGGCTCGGCAGCTGCACACGAAGATCTCGACGTTCAAGAACGAGCTCATCCTCCCCGACGAGCTCACCGCGAAGGCGGTGGGTCCGCACGAGACGCGCATCGCTCGGATCTACACCGAGTACCAACGGCGGCTGAACGAAGCCTCCGCGGTCGACTTCGACGACCTGCTGCTGCTCAGCGTGCGGCTGTTCCGCGAGCACCCGGACGC